A single genomic interval of Gossypium raimondii isolate GPD5lz chromosome 11, ASM2569854v1, whole genome shotgun sequence harbors:
- the LOC105761752 gene encoding uncharacterized protein LOC105761752, translated as MLLMSMKTKYVLKATNIGKTKASQQVLCHRNQIKMQWPIQSDPLVIIHVIQETDRKCKDAVLAEAKAKWRLDRQRSEIFFPPPCKVKVTATDDKTREGVQSEFRDLENQLYDKGNDKVECKDFPGLAQELKKTSWGKIPDYLESIAIQVEKDRGKTTDIFISPLKFCSALRSKR; from the exons ATGCTGCTGATGAGCATGAAAACGAAATATGTGCTGAAAGCCACTAACATCGGGAAAACGAAAGCTTCTCAACAAGTTCTCTGCCATCGCAACCAAATCAAAATGCAATGGCCAATACAATCTGATCCCCTAGTGATTATCCATGTGATCCAAGAAACTGACCGCAAGTGCAAGGATGCTGTATTAGCAGAAGCCAAGGCGAAGTGGCGACTTGATCGACAACGATCAGAG ATTTTTTTCCCACCTCCATGCAAGGTAAAAGTTACTGCAACTGATGATAAAACTCGTGAAGGAGTACAATCTGAATTCCGTGATTTGGAGAACCAACTTTATGACAAAGGCAACGACAAAGTGGAATGCAAAGATTTCCCAGGCTTGGCACAGGAATTAAAGAAAACGAGTTGGGGGAAAATTCCAGACTACCTCGAATCTATTGCAATCCAAGTCGAAAAAGATCGTGGAAAAACTACTGATATTTTCATATCCCCACTCAAGTTCTGCTCTGCGCTGCGATCAAAGAGATGA
- the LOC105761759 gene encoding uncharacterized protein LOC105761759: MSDDYSFLNDEDLSIFKNVYDPISEVAKVRPLLSEEINPSMSSGSKKRNRDLDPGNSQEANGKVGKKQRRCPRTFYAGESSTSRLQECLKGKTVAGMAKVYKDRISRRIKNDKEADKDVIIRIVRNMMAINASHLLPRVFGSLEQITTQWPIRPDLQRMKQKIQEIEKDDSSTDEAKRRIFVEVEYELERIDQERLKDSTKAGNLDAVFTDFNMGTLQKRYDIHAYIHMCMHRLHMIHVLNIMHII; this comes from the exons ATGAGCGACGATTACAGTTTTTTGAATGACGAAGATTTGAGTATCTTCAAAAATGTCTATGATCCGATATCCGAGGTCGCGAAAGTACGACCATTGTTGTCAGAAGAGATCAACCCGTCGATGTCGAGTGGAAGCAAAAAAAGAAACCGGGATTTAGATCCCGGTAACTCACAAGAAGCTAATGGAAAAGTCGGGAAGAAACAACGCCGGTGTCCGCGAACCTTTTATGCCGGTGAATCATCAACTTCCCGGCTACAAGAATGTTTGAAAGGGAAAACCGTGGCGGGAATGGCGAAGGTTTACAAGGATCGAATTAGCAGGCGTATAAAGAAC GACAAGGAAGCAGACAAGGACGTTATTATAAGGATAGTTCGTAACATGATGGCCATTAATGCCTCTCATCTCTTACCACGAGTTTTCGGCTCCCTCGAGCAAATCACAACGCAATGGCCAATTCGACCTGACCTCCAACGTATGAAGCAAAAGATTCAAGAAATCGAGAAGGACGACAGTTCAACAGACGAGGCAAAACGAAGAATATTCGTTGAAGTAGAATATGAGTTGGAGAGAATAGATCAAGAACGGCTAAAG GATTCAACAAAAGCAGGGAACCTTGATGCAGTCTTCACG GATTTTAACATGGGGACTCTACAAAAGAGGTAcgatatacatgcatatatacatatgtgcATGCATAGATTACATATGattcatgttttaaatataatgcatattataTGA
- the LOC105784969 gene encoding uncharacterized protein LOC105784969, producing the protein MSIANVSSPEDNYGRSGNLLPPERPSPAIYQNFEEGGISFGNYMNQNGDMTFEQRVIENYLMPSAGIGENSLMPCVGIGVNSLMPMPSAGIGENSLMPIPSAGIGDLVFQPSATFENPDPRMMGMSYLENPFKEIGASSQYERVTPATNRDFQNGENEELDHNQINKSISRIGMKRRFDKLDKSKAKKKGIEYQCNSQQSPMRKNKKYTKEELAEKKTGQEIRTVYRHRIDRQIAQDKETDMKSVLVKRWPMQPDVQGIQQEFQEVANANLEPEEDKERSLEVASKFDILQQQRKKHSTTAGNRDRLDYIVNHLGLYFQDSFLEKLKEQCSGRSPSLLSAFSDLVHQVYDKGNNKVGKESFPGLQEELKKISWEEVPSFLESIVSRIEKDRGIVTDFTHKPTQLLVCAAIKEMEDFSVKKFDLDTLKKWGATLNMAKELGFQVRFADDLLSKNCFAYFAYTQLFG; encoded by the exons ATGAGCATAGCTAACGTTTCATCCCCTGAAGATAACTATGGAAGATCTGGAAACTTGTTACCACCTGAGAGACCGTCACCAGCAATCTATCAAAACTTTGAAGAGGGAGGTATTTCATTTGGGAACTACATGAACCAGAATGGAGACATGACCTTTGAACAGAGAGTGATCGAGAACTACTTGATGCCGAGTGCAGGCATAGGTGAGAACTCCTTGATGCCGTGTGTAGGTATAGGTGTGAACTCCTTGATGCCGATGCCGAGTGCAGGCATAGGTGAGAACTCCTTGATGCCGATACCGAGTGCAGGCATAGGTGATTTGGTTTTTCAGCCCTCAGCAACCTTTGAGAACCCTGATCCTCGTATg ATGGGGATGTCATACCTTGAAAATCCCTTTAAAGAGATTGGAGCCTCGTCACAGTATGAGAGAGTGACACCAGCAACCAATCGGGACTTTCAAAATGGAGAGAACGAAGAACTGGATCATAATCAGATAAACAAGTCGATATCGCGTATAGGCATGAAAAGACGCTTTGATAAGCTTGACAAATCGAAAGCTAAAAAAAAAGGCATAGAGTACCAGTGCAACTCCCAACAATCACCAAtgcggaaaaataaaaaatatacaaaggAAGAGCTTGCCGAAAAGAAAACTGGGCAGGAAATAAGGACGGTATACAGACATCGGATTGACAGACAGATAGCACAA GATAAGGAGACAGATATGAAATCAGTGCTCGTCAAGCGATGGCCAATGCAACCGGATGTGCAGGGCATTCAGCAAGAGTTCCAAGAAGTAGCTAATGCCAATTTAGAACCAGAAGAGGATAAGGAAAGATCGCTAGAAGTAGCATCCAAGTTTGATATATTACAACAACAACGTAAAAAG CACTCAACAACAGCTGGGAACCGTGATCGATTG GATTACATCGTGAATCATTTAGGTTTATATTTCCAGGATTCCTTCTTGGAGAAATTAAAGGAACAG TGTTCTGGAAGGTCCCCATCTCTACTCTCTGCTTTTAGTGATCTGGTACACCAAGTTTATGACAAAGGCAACAACAAAGTGGGGAAAGAAAGTTTCCCAGGCTTACAAGAAGAGTTGAAGAAAATCAGTTGGGAGGAAGTTCCAAGCTTCCTTGAATCTATTGTGAGTCGAATCGAAAAGGATCGTGGAATAGTTACTGATTTTACCCATAAACCTACTCAACTTCTGGTTTGTGCTGCAATAAAAGAGATGGAAGATTTTTCAGTTAAGAAATTTGACTTGGATACGTTGAAAAAGTGGGGGGCTACACTTAATATGGCCAAGGAACTTGGTTTTCAAGTGAGATTTGCGGATGATTTGTTAAGTAAGAATTGTTTTGCCTACTTTGCTTACACACAACTTTTTGGATGA
- the LOC105761764 gene encoding uncharacterized protein LOC105761764: MAEKAGLTLGDKWSSLILSEMLQLVKDDLDDLRITVSAIIVMLPDAEERSATSNFTAWLEKLKDALYDADDLLDELSFDVLRRLLFPWSRANNYVYLPKMSSQIQVIKNRSTSPERMFDMLNFFDHFLVKIHLMAAKSTTLVAGCPTRMKTTEKIHETYPNKKMGYGVAELEHQSMSNGSKKRNLNFVSDDLLRQERKGIRKPSRELRYRLESLTKNAEEFIKSSVPEIAETYDDPTKRGIDNVKVTAANDPTREGVQSEFRDLENQLYDKGNDKVECKDFPGLEQALKNTAWGEIPEYLESIAIQIEKDRGKTTDVFHVAIQILVCAAIKEMKDFSVGDLDWDTLKKWGATLNYAEKFGFQVRFADNLLKKNLLAYFAAQNLPKSTAKK, translated from the exons ATGGCGGAAAAAGCTGGGCTTACCTTGGGCGACAAATGGAGCTCCCTTATTCTCTCTGAAATGTTGCAGCTTGTCAAAGATGACCTCGACGACCTCAGAATCACCGTCTCTGCAATCATAGTTATGCTTCCTGACGCCGAAGAGCGATCTGCGACCAGCAATTTCACAGCTTGGCTTGAAAAGCTGAAAGATGCACTTTACGATGCCGATGACTTGCTCGATGAGTTATCTTTCGATGTTTTGAGAAGGCTTCTCTTTCCATGGTCAAGGGCAAACAATTATGTTTATCTTCCCAAAATGAGCTCTCAAATTCAGGTCATTAAGAACAGGTCAACTTCCCCTGAACGGATGTTTGACATGTTAAACTTTTTCGATCACTTCCTAGTTAAAATCCATTTAATGGCTGCAAAGAGCACAACTTTGGTAGCAGGTTGTCCGACTAGAATGAAGACGACGGAAAAG ATACATGAAACCT ATCCGAACAAGAAGATGGGTTATGGCGTGGCAGAACTCGAGCATCAGTCTATGTCGAATGGAAGCAAGAAAAGAAATCTGAACTTTGTTTCCGATGACTTATTGAgacaagaaagaaaaggaataagGAAACCGAGCAGGGAGCTCCGGTACCGACTAGAATCATTAACAAAAAATGCAGAAGAGTTTATCAAGTCATCCGTGCCAGAAATAGCGGAAACTTACGATGATCCAACCAAAAGAGGGATAGATAAT GTAAAAGTTACTGCAGCCAATGATCCAACACGTGAAGGAGTACAATCTGAATTCCGTGATTTGGAGAACCAACTTTATGACAAAGGCAACGACAAAGTGGAATGCAAAGATTTCCCAGGCTTGGAACAGGCATTGAAGAACACTGCTTGGGGGGAAATTCCAGAGTACCTCGAATCTATTGCAATCCAAATCGAAAAAGATCGTGGAAAGACTACTGATGTTTTTCATGTCGCCATTCAAATTCTGGTCTGCGCTGCGATCAAAGAGATGAAAGATTTCTCGGTTGGGGATTTGGATTGGGATACCTTGAAAAAGTGGGGCGCCACACTTAATTACGCTGAGAAATTTGGTTTTCAAGTGAGATTTGCTGATAATCTGTTGAAGAAGAATTTGCTAGCCTATTTTGCTGCTCAAAATCTTCCCAAATCGACTGCAAAAAAATAG